A single genomic interval of Microbacterium sp. LWO14-1.2 harbors:
- a CDS encoding aminodeoxychorismate/anthranilate synthase component II: MTRVLVVDNHDSFVHTLVGYLRELGAEVEMVEADAVDAADLEQLLPRFDGLMLSPGPGTPADAGASLDAARIAMAIRLPLLGVCLGHQAIGEALGAPVTEAPELMHGMVSQVGHDGSALFDGIPSPFAVGRYHSLALDEASLPESLVVTARTDTGTVMAVAHKTLPVVGVQFHPESVLTEGGYRLLANWLAQCGDADAVARAERLHPLVRA, translated from the coding sequence ATGACCCGGGTGCTGGTCGTGGACAATCACGACAGCTTCGTGCACACCCTCGTCGGATACCTGCGCGAGCTCGGCGCCGAGGTCGAGATGGTCGAGGCGGATGCCGTCGACGCCGCCGACCTCGAACAGTTGCTGCCCCGCTTCGATGGCCTCATGCTGTCACCCGGACCGGGGACGCCCGCGGATGCCGGGGCCAGCCTCGACGCCGCTCGGATCGCCATGGCCATCCGTCTGCCGCTGCTCGGCGTCTGCCTCGGCCATCAGGCGATCGGGGAGGCCCTCGGCGCCCCGGTGACCGAAGCGCCCGAGCTCATGCACGGCATGGTCTCGCAGGTCGGGCACGACGGGTCGGCGCTGTTCGACGGCATCCCCTCCCCGTTCGCCGTCGGGCGCTATCACTCGCTCGCGCTCGACGAGGCATCGCTGCCGGAGTCGCTCGTCGTCACCGCGCGCACCGACACCGGCACCGTCATGGCCGTCGCCCACAAGACCCTGCCCGTGGTGGGAGTGCAGTTCCACCCCGAGAGCGTGCTCACCGAGGGCGGCTATCGCCTGCTCGCGAACTGGCTCGCACAGTGCGGCGATGCGGATGCCGTGGCCCGCGCCGAACGACTGCATCCGCTCGTGCGGGCGTAG
- a CDS encoding class E sortase: protein MTASVVSGERRGRSRRPRSRATFTSVLGELLLTAGVLVLLFVAWQMWIGDIIISAQKNDEGAAVSREWAEAPPPALPETFERPDGTTAYQPVIPARPADTEQLGQMHIPRFGSEYNVGIFGGTSRARTLDKLGIGVYTNSKMPGEVGNFAMAGHRTTWGKPFNQLDKLQIGDAIVVETIDGWFTYRFRTLEYVKPTQTDVLLDVPQIPGAQTGEQYITLTACSPLYSLAERIVAYGVFESFQPRAEGPPKALTDPPPPPAAPSI, encoded by the coding sequence ATGACCGCATCCGTCGTCTCGGGGGAGCGACGTGGCCGTAGCCGTCGCCCTCGATCGCGCGCCACCTTCACGAGCGTGCTGGGGGAGCTGCTGCTCACCGCCGGCGTGCTCGTGCTGCTGTTCGTCGCGTGGCAGATGTGGATCGGCGACATCATCATCAGCGCGCAGAAGAACGACGAGGGCGCGGCGGTGTCGCGCGAGTGGGCTGAGGCCCCGCCCCCCGCACTGCCCGAGACGTTCGAGCGGCCGGACGGCACCACGGCGTACCAGCCCGTGATCCCCGCGCGTCCCGCCGACACCGAGCAGCTGGGCCAGATGCACATCCCGCGCTTCGGATCCGAGTACAACGTGGGCATCTTCGGGGGCACCAGCCGCGCCCGCACGCTCGACAAGCTCGGGATCGGCGTCTACACGAACTCGAAGATGCCCGGCGAGGTCGGCAACTTCGCGATGGCCGGGCACCGCACGACCTGGGGCAAGCCGTTCAACCAGCTCGACAAGCTGCAGATCGGCGACGCGATCGTCGTCGAGACGATCGACGGCTGGTTCACCTATCGCTTCCGCACGCTCGAGTACGTGAAGCCGACGCAGACCGACGTGCTGCTCGACGTCCCGCAGATCCCCGGTGCCCAGACCGGCGAGCAGTACATCACGCTCACCGCCTGCTCGCCGCTCTACTCGCTCGCCGAGCGCATCGTCGCCTACGGCGTCTTCGAGAGCTTCCAGCCCCGCGCCGAAGGACCCCCGAAGGCGCTGACCGACCCGCCCCCGCCTCCGGCCGCGCCGTCGATCTGA
- a CDS encoding cell division protein CrgA produces the protein MARDPKTEEPDAPRAEGESAPNAVWFKPVMIGFMLLGLAWILVFYISGMQFPIPGLDNWNLAIGLGIALIGFLMTTRWR, from the coding sequence ATGGCCCGAGACCCGAAGACCGAAGAGCCCGACGCACCCCGCGCCGAGGGCGAGTCCGCCCCCAACGCCGTGTGGTTCAAGCCGGTGATGATCGGCTTCATGCTGCTCGGTCTCGCCTGGATCCTCGTGTTCTACATCTCCGGGATGCAGTTCCCGATCCCCGGCCTCGACAACTGGAACCTCGCGATCGGTCTCGGCATCGCTCTGATCGGCTTCCTGATGACCACCCGCTGGCGCTAG
- a CDS encoding rhomboid family intramembrane serine protease: protein MTTPEFADNRDNFCYRHPDRQSFVLCQRCLRTICGECQTPAAVGVICPECMKEERKNRTPAQKRAERRWGGRSSTMAAVRSGNPVVTYALMLITTIIGLLQLAPGIGEVLTDALRFNAFFLYPQFSIFPFEPWRLLTAVFAHGGFIHLALNMLALWMLGQSLEPMLGRVRFLALYLISGLGGSVAVALLAPGVFTVGASGAVFGLMAALLIVGRHIGANVTGILVILGINFVVGFFIGGIAWQAHLGGALVGALVAFILTRTRRRDQRVWQIVLIAAVAVALLVIVAFIPPLLITSIYS, encoded by the coding sequence ATGACCACGCCTGAGTTCGCGGACAACCGCGACAACTTCTGCTACCGGCATCCGGATCGGCAGAGCTTCGTGCTCTGCCAGCGGTGCCTCCGCACCATCTGCGGCGAATGCCAGACCCCGGCCGCGGTCGGCGTCATCTGCCCGGAGTGCATGAAGGAGGAGCGCAAGAACCGCACCCCCGCCCAGAAGCGGGCCGAACGCCGCTGGGGCGGGCGCTCGTCGACCATGGCCGCCGTGCGCAGCGGCAATCCCGTCGTGACCTACGCCCTGATGCTGATCACGACGATCATCGGCCTCTTGCAGCTGGCCCCGGGGATCGGCGAGGTCCTGACCGACGCGCTGCGATTCAACGCCTTCTTCCTCTACCCGCAGTTCTCCATCTTCCCGTTCGAGCCGTGGCGTCTGCTCACCGCAGTCTTCGCCCACGGCGGATTCATCCACCTCGCTCTGAACATGCTGGCGCTGTGGATGCTCGGTCAGAGTCTCGAGCCGATGCTCGGCCGGGTGCGCTTCCTCGCGCTGTACCTCATCAGCGGGCTCGGCGGCTCCGTCGCCGTCGCGCTGCTCGCCCCGGGAGTGTTCACCGTGGGCGCCTCCGGCGCGGTCTTCGGCCTCATGGCCGCCCTGCTGATCGTCGGCCGTCACATCGGTGCCAACGTCACCGGCATCCTCGTGATCCTCGGCATCAACTTCGTCGTCGGGTTCTTCATCGGCGGCATCGCCTGGCAGGCGCACCTCGGCGGGGCGCTCGTCGGCGCGCTGGTCGCGTTCATCCTCACCCGTACGCGCCGCCGCGATCAGCGGGTGTGGCAGATCGTGCTCATCGCGGCCGTGGCGGTCGCCCTCCTCGTGATCGTCGCGTTCATCCCTCCCCTGCTCATCACGTCGATCTACTCCTGA
- a CDS encoding peptidylprolyl isomerase — protein MPHASHVATLHTNHGDIVINLFGDHAPKTVKNFIGLADGTQSWTDPATGKPGEGPLYKDVIFHRIIPNFMIQGGDPLGQGVGGPGYTFNDEIHGDLNFNEPYILAMANAGLRRNAITGEVEGTNGSQFFITTDPTPWLQGKHTIFGEVADDASKAVVAAIGAVPTAAGDRPIEPVVLQSIDIVAA, from the coding sequence ATGCCTCACGCTTCTCACGTCGCAACCCTGCACACCAACCACGGTGACATCGTCATCAACCTCTTCGGCGACCACGCCCCGAAGACGGTCAAGAACTTCATCGGCCTCGCCGACGGCACCCAGTCGTGGACCGACCCCGCCACCGGCAAACCGGGCGAGGGTCCTCTCTACAAGGACGTCATCTTCCACCGCATCATCCCGAACTTCATGATCCAGGGCGGCGACCCGCTCGGTCAGGGCGTCGGCGGCCCCGGATACACCTTCAACGACGAGATCCACGGCGACCTGAACTTCAACGAGCCCTACATCCTCGCCATGGCCAACGCCGGCCTGCGCCGCAACGCCATCACCGGCGAGGTCGAGGGCACCAACGGCTCGCAGTTCTTCATCACCACCGACCCCACCCCGTGGCTCCAGGGCAAGCACACGATCTTCGGCGAGGTCGCCGATGACGCCTCGAAGGCCGTCGTCGCCGCGATCGGCGCCGTGCCGACCGCTGCGGGCGACCGTCCGATCGAGCCGGTCGTGCTGCAGTCGATCGACATCGTCGCGGCCTGA
- a CDS encoding DNA helicase → MSISRKRKKELRRLQKEANQLWENQQVLVGHAADVAREAGRQLGNFGREQVGPAVQHTYDRRVAPVVDQGVRFGKHVVDDKVVPIVGGVVGSALTAWDVANAKRHGIEKKIEKKVRKATKPQKKGPGLGSVIALVLGAAAAVGVLYAAWQALRADDELWVADDPLSAPEA, encoded by the coding sequence GTGAGCATCAGCCGCAAGCGGAAGAAGGAACTGCGCCGTCTCCAGAAGGAGGCCAACCAGCTCTGGGAGAACCAGCAGGTCCTCGTCGGCCACGCTGCCGATGTGGCGCGCGAGGCGGGGCGCCAGCTCGGCAACTTCGGGCGCGAGCAGGTCGGTCCGGCCGTGCAGCACACCTATGACCGCCGCGTGGCGCCGGTCGTCGACCAGGGCGTGCGCTTCGGCAAGCACGTCGTCGACGACAAGGTCGTTCCGATCGTCGGCGGTGTCGTCGGCAGTGCGCTGACCGCCTGGGATGTCGCGAACGCCAAGCGTCACGGCATCGAGAAGAAGATCGAGAAGAAGGTGCGCAAGGCCACCAAGCCGCAGAAGAAGGGCCCGGGTCTCGGCTCGGTCATCGCCCTGGTTCTCGGCGCGGCCGCTGCGGTCGGCGTCCTGTACGCCGCCTGGCAGGCCCTTCGCGCAGACGACGAGCTCTGGGTCGCCGACGACCCGCTGTCCGCCCCCGAGGCGTGA
- a CDS encoding YbaK/EbsC family protein gives MREAAAARDLDIEIRERPAARSLFEAAELLGIPPEGIVKTLVVKRSDDTYLFALVPGGRSISWAKLRAVVGVNKLRLPEAELALAATGYERGTIVPIGSTTDWPVYADETIVGQRIAMGAGTHGYSLFVDADELISAYGATVADISVPEEPRG, from the coding sequence GTGCGTGAGGCCGCCGCTGCTCGCGATCTCGACATCGAGATCCGCGAGCGGCCGGCGGCCCGCAGTCTCTTCGAGGCGGCCGAGCTCCTCGGCATCCCTCCGGAGGGCATCGTGAAGACCCTCGTGGTCAAGCGGTCCGACGACACGTACCTGTTCGCGCTGGTTCCGGGAGGGCGCTCCATCTCGTGGGCCAAGCTGCGCGCCGTCGTCGGGGTGAACAAGCTCCGACTCCCGGAGGCCGAGCTCGCTCTCGCCGCCACGGGCTACGAACGTGGAACGATCGTGCCGATCGGGAGCACCACAGACTGGCCCGTGTACGCCGACGAGACGATCGTCGGTCAGCGCATCGCGATGGGCGCGGGCACGCACGGCTACAGCCTCTTCGTCGACGCCGACGAGCTCATCTCCGCATACGGCGCGACGGTCGCCGACATCTCGGTCCCCGAGGAACCCCGCGGCTGA
- a CDS encoding NUDIX hydrolase, whose amino-acid sequence MDMRVAAYAVVTDDDGRVLLARWIEGRRVAWTMPGGGLEPGEAPEAAVRRELREETGYTVKVGELLGIHSRVIPASQRVQKSDQPLHTLRIVYRATVSGGRLQYETDGSTDMAEWFPVKAISELQRVKLVDISLRMAGLL is encoded by the coding sequence ATGGACATGCGTGTCGCGGCATACGCAGTCGTCACCGATGACGACGGGCGGGTGCTGCTGGCGCGCTGGATCGAAGGGCGCCGCGTCGCGTGGACCATGCCCGGCGGCGGTCTCGAGCCGGGCGAGGCTCCCGAGGCGGCCGTGCGCCGCGAGCTGCGCGAGGAGACCGGCTACACCGTCAAGGTGGGCGAGCTGCTCGGCATCCACTCGCGCGTCATCCCCGCCTCGCAGCGCGTCCAGAAATCGGATCAGCCGCTGCACACCCTGCGCATCGTGTACCGTGCGACGGTGTCGGGCGGGCGCCTCCAGTACGAGACCGACGGCTCGACCGACATGGCGGAGTGGTTCCCCGTGAAGGCGATCAGTGAGCTGCAGCGGGTCAAGCTCGTCGACATCTCGCTGCGCATGGCCGGTCTCCTCTGA
- a CDS encoding lytic polysaccharide monooxygenase, protein MKTLSRIGIASFAVAAVAASGLLVAPAPSASAHGYVGGSTSSLISRAAWSANTDRGSVAYEPQSLEAPKGFPAGGPADGQLASAGGLFGGTLDQQSATRWAKNVVQAGPVQVSWTLTAAHRTAQWRYFITKQGWDPNAPLDRGDLEPLATFDGRGEIPSVPTTHTLSIPSDHTGYHVIYAVWDIADTTNAFYNAIDIDVRTGGAVTTPPTTTPPVTTPPVTTPPVTEPTTPATPAAPAGVHSMGRTASSVDLMWRSAAGATSYRVERSVDGVTFAAVGTSTKARYLDTGLAASTTYQYRIVAVSAAGEAASSIFTVTTNPAAVQPTTPTTPTTPSTPTTPTTPTGEVAAWNPTGSYTRGDLRQHNGVTYRAVQTHRAWGDPSWITALSLWQPVAHSH, encoded by the coding sequence GTGAAAACTCTCTCCAGAATCGGAATCGCATCCTTCGCGGTCGCCGCAGTGGCCGCCTCCGGCCTGCTCGTGGCGCCCGCCCCGTCCGCCTCGGCGCACGGCTACGTCGGCGGCAGCACGTCATCGCTGATCTCGCGTGCGGCGTGGTCGGCGAACACCGACCGCGGCAGCGTCGCGTACGAGCCGCAGAGCCTCGAGGCCCCGAAGGGCTTCCCTGCCGGCGGTCCGGCCGACGGCCAGCTCGCCTCGGCGGGCGGCCTGTTCGGCGGCACGCTCGATCAGCAGTCCGCCACACGCTGGGCCAAGAACGTCGTGCAGGCGGGACCCGTGCAGGTCTCATGGACGCTCACGGCAGCCCACCGCACCGCGCAGTGGCGCTACTTCATCACCAAGCAGGGCTGGGACCCCAACGCACCGCTGGATCGCGGCGACCTCGAGCCGCTCGCAACGTTCGACGGTCGCGGCGAGATCCCCAGCGTGCCGACCACCCACACGCTCAGCATCCCGTCGGACCACACCGGCTATCACGTGATCTACGCGGTGTGGGACATCGCCGACACGACAAACGCCTTCTACAACGCGATCGACATCGACGTGCGCACCGGGGGAGCTGTCACCACTCCGCCGACCACCACCCCGCCCGTGACGACGCCGCCGGTGACGACGCCGCCGGTGACGGAGCCCACGACTCCGGCTACGCCCGCAGCGCCCGCCGGCGTGCACTCGATGGGCCGCACCGCGTCGAGCGTCGACCTCATGTGGCGGAGCGCTGCGGGCGCGACGTCGTACCGCGTCGAGCGGTCGGTCGACGGCGTCACCTTCGCCGCGGTCGGCACGTCGACGAAGGCGCGCTACCTCGACACCGGCCTCGCCGCGTCGACGACCTACCAGTACCGGATCGTGGCCGTGTCGGCGGCGGGTGAAGCGGCGAGCTCGATCTTCACCGTGACGACGAACCCGGCCGCGGTGCAGCCGACCACCCCGACCACGCCGACCACTCCGAGCACGCCCACCACCCCGACCACGCCCACCGGTGAGGTCGCAGCGTGGAACCCGACCGGTTCGTACACCCGCGGCGACCTGCGCCAGCACAACGGCGTGACCTACCGCGCCGTGCAGACGCACCGCGCGTGGGGCGACCCGTCGTGGATCACGGCCCTGTCGCTGTGGCAGCCCGTGGCGCACAGCCACTGA